From one Cucurbita pepo subsp. pepo cultivar mu-cu-16 chromosome LG17, ASM280686v2, whole genome shotgun sequence genomic stretch:
- the LOC111778736 gene encoding MDIS1-interacting receptor like kinase 2-like, which translates to MISGTIPRTFVDLLHGNYYTNYRILHKYGITLEIDFSHNFINGELPLSSLENHLRPTSIDFSYNSLIGKISDSFILFRNINLSYNKLEGKVSDQILHRFDVSVVLGNQNLCGSILPLHPCDSQNHGIFKMLLILLPSIFLFLLGFVCLALVRSRKRKSVVHVINSNTHGNVFCIWDYDGKIAYDDIIESTEDFDIKYCIGTGGYGSVYRARLPNGKVVALKKLHTREAQETTLFRSFRNEVDMLKEIRHKNIIKLHGYCLHKRSMFLIYEYMERGSLFWVLSNDKEAVELDWKKRLNVIRRVSHALSYIHHDWITSIIHRDVTTSNILLDSNLEAFLSDGISRLFDLESSYHTTVGGTCGYIAPEKCDVYSFGVVALEVIMGKHPGELLTYLWSKSTPHIFINDLLDSRLKSPLLQIGVAQSILLTLTLSFACLHPNPKSRPTMQHLTREFNIQRPYQDELVFNEITIEQLLRIQGNLKDHAE; encoded by the exons ATGATTAGTGGCACAATTCCTAGGACTTTTGTGGATCTACTTCATGGTAATTATTATACTAACTATAgaatattacataaatatgGAATTACGCTCGAGATTGACTTTAGTCATAACTTCATTAACGGTGAACTCCCCCTTTCGTCACTTGAGAATCATTTAAGGCCTACGAGTATTGACTTTAGCTACAATAGTCTTATTGGCAAAATTTCAGAttccttcattttatttagaaatatcaatttatcatATAACAAGCTTGAAGGCAAGGTTTCTGATCAAATTCTACATCGTTTTGATGTAAGTGTTGTATTGGGTAATCAAAATCTCTGTGGCAGTATTCTCCCGCTTCACCCCTGTGATTCACAAAATCAtggaattttcaaaatgttgttgattctgcttccttcaattttcttgttcCTTCTCGGTTTCGTTTGCTTAGCTCTTGTTCGTTCccgaaaaaggaaaagtgtCGTCCATGTGATTAATTCAAATACGCATGGAAATGTGTTCTGCATATGGGATTATGATGGCAAGATTGCGTACGACGATATTATTGAATCAACTGAAGACTTCGATATTAAATATTGCATTGGCACCGGTGGGTATGGAAGTGTTTATAGAGCAAGGCTTCCAAACGGTAAGGTCGTAGCTCTAAAGAAACTCCACACCCGTGAAGCCCAAGAGACAACTCTTTTCAGAAGTTTCCGAAATGAAGTTGATATGTTGAAAGAGATAAGGCACAAGAACATCATTAAACTCCATGGATATTGCCTCCATAAGCGTTCCATGTTTCTCATTTATGAATACATGGAGAGGGGAAGCCTATTTTGGGTGTTGAGTAACGACAAAGAAGCAGTGGAATTGGATTGGAAGAAAAGATTGAACGTCATACGAAGAGTTTCACATGCTTTGTCATACATACATCATGATTGGATTACATCAATCATTCATCGTGATGTTACAACGAGTAATATACTTTTGGACTCAAATTTAGAAGCTTTTCTATCTGATGGTATCTCAAGATTATTTGATCTTGAGTCCTCTTATCATACCACTGTCGGTGGCACTTGTGGATATATAGCTCCAG AAAAATGTGACGTCTACAGCTTTGGAGTGGTGGCATTGGAAGTAATAATGGGAAAGCATCCCGGAGAATTATTGACTTACCTGTGGTCTAAATCTACTCCACATATATTCATCAATGATTTGTTAGACTCACGACTCAAATCTCCTCTACTACAAATTGGAGTGGCACAAAGTATACTTCTCACATTAACATTGTCATTTGCATGTCTCCATCCAAATCCAAAATCTCGACCTACAATGCAACATTTGACTCGAGAATTCAATATCCAGAGGCCCTATCAGGATGAACTCGTATTTAACGAGATTACAATTGAACAACTTTTAAG AATACAAGGAAACTTAAAGGATCATGCtgagtaa